One part of the Girardinichthys multiradiatus isolate DD_20200921_A chromosome 10, DD_fGirMul_XY1, whole genome shotgun sequence genome encodes these proteins:
- the bbs1 gene encoding Bardet-Biedl syndrome 1 protein isoform X1: protein MWSHLFSSATPPVTRSAVMSSVESSGDGGKWLDAHYDPVAGLYTFSSCVDLADLIGDRESRLVMGDLGTGSSGMKLKVYRGTALISENTLLDLPAGLVAFFMDLHEPRIPAVAVASGPCIYVYKNLRPYFKFTLPSLDVNPLEQDVWQQVREGQIDPAMLKEMLESIRKKADIPLSIRSLRFLSLEADEADEFVQLHKQQPIRRQTVITCIGTLKKSTADEDGISCLVIGTESSDVFILDPEAFTILCKMSLPAVPTMMDVAGQFDVEFRITVACRNGSIYILRRESEKPKYCIKLSSHPVGLVRVGKNVVVGCTDESLQGFTQKGKKLWKIILPAPITTMAPMDLPTRGLQAVLVGLANCQVQLYREKNLLSTIKTPDTVTSICFGRYGREDGTLIMTTKGGGLMVKILKRTAVFDDRDSAPGPPVAQSVRLNVPKKTKLYVDQTLRERENGLAMHRAFHMDLSRMRLAAARAYVKALESSLTPISSSLSEPLKMNAVVQGLGPSFKLTLNVQNTASCRPVMNLAISFLYDDNLYRIRNPYMRIPLLVPGLIYPVETFVECTSDKGISDIIKVFVLHEEKSSPLLTAHINMPVSEGLMLN from the exons ATGTG GTCTCACCTGTTCAGCTCTGCAACTCCTCCCGTCACCCGCTCTGCTGTTATGTCTTCTGTGGAGTCTAGTGGGGATGGGGGGAAATGGCTGGACGCCCACTATGACCCTGTGGCTGGTCTCTATACCTTCTCATCCTGTGTGGACCTGGCAGATCTTATCGGGGACAGGGAGAGCCGGCTGGTGATGGGGGACCTGGGAACTGGCTCATCTGGTATGAAACTGAAGGTCTACCGTGGCACGGCGCTGATAAGCGAGAACACCCTGCTGGATCTGCCTGCCGGCCTTGTTGCCTTCTTCATGGACCTGCATGAGCCCCGCATTCCTGCCGTGGCCGTGGCCTCTGGACCCTGCATCTATGTCTATAAGAACCTGCGGCCGTATTTCAAGTTCACGTTGCCCAGCCTGGATGTCAACCCTCTGGAGCAG GATGTGTGGCAGCAGGTGAGGGAGGGTCAAATCGACCCTGCGATGCTGAAGGAGATGCTGGAGAGCATCAGGAAGAAGGCAGACATCCCACTGTCCATCCGATCGCTCAGGTTTTTGTCTCTGGAGGCTGACGAGGCGGACGAGTTCGTTCAGCTGCACAAACAGCAGCCAATCAGGCGGCAG ACGGTAATCACCTGTATCGGGACTCTGAAGAAGAGCACAGCCGACGAGGATGGGATAAGCTGTTTGGTGATCGGTACTGAGAGCAGCGATGTCTTCATCCTTGACCCTGAAGCTTTCACCATCCTCTGCAAG ATGTCTCTTCCTGCTGTTCCCACCATGATGGATGTCGCGGGTCAGTTTGATGTGGAGTTTCGCATCACAGTGGCATGTCGCAATGGCAGCATCTACATCCTGCGCAG GGAGTCCGAGAAACCAAAGTACTGCATCAAGCTGTCTTCCCATCCAGTTGGGCTGGTGAGAGTTGGGAAGAACGTGGTTGTAGGATGCACCGATGAGAGTCTGCAGGGCTTCACACAGAAG ggGAAGAAGTTGTGGAAGATCATTTTGCCTGCTCCCATCACCACAATGGCTCCCATGGACCTGCCCACCAGAGGCCTTCAGGCAGTACTGGTGGGCCTGGCAAACTGTCAGGTCCAACTGTACAGGGAAAAGAACCTGCTTAGTACCATTAAGACACCAGACACTGTCACCAGCATCTGCTTTGGTCGGTACGGCCGTGAGGATGGGACCCTCATCATGACCACGAAGGGAGGTGGCCTCATGGTGAAAATCCTGAAGAGGACGGCAGTGTTCGATGACAGGGACAGCGCTCCTGGCCCACCAGTGGCTCAAAGTGTCCGCCTCAATGTCCCTAAGAAGACCAAGCTGTATGTGGACCAGACGCTGAGGGAGCGGGAGAATGGCCTGGCCATGCACCGGGCCTTCCACATGGACCTGAGCCGCATGAGGCTGGCTGCTGCCCGAGCCTATGTCAAGGCTctggagtccagtcttacaCCAATATCCTCCAGCCTCTCAGAGCCCCTCAAGATGAATGCCGTTGTCCAGGGCCTGGGTCCATCCTTTAAGCTGACCCTGAATGTCCAGAACACGGCATCCTGCCGGCCCGTCATGAACCTGGCCATCAGCTTTCTTTATGATGACAACCTGTACCGCATCAGGAACCCATACATGAGGATCCCGCTGCTGGTGCCAGGACTCATCTACCCCGTTGAGACCTTTGTGGAGTGTACCAGCGACAAGGGCATCTCTGACATCATCAAGGTGTTTGTTTTGCACGAGGAGAAGAGCTCCCCTCTGCTGACGGCTCACATCAACATGCCGGTCAGTGAGGGTCTGATGCTTAACTGA
- the bbs1 gene encoding Bardet-Biedl syndrome 1 protein isoform X2 encodes MSSVESSGDGGKWLDAHYDPVAGLYTFSSCVDLADLIGDRESRLVMGDLGTGSSGMKLKVYRGTALISENTLLDLPAGLVAFFMDLHEPRIPAVAVASGPCIYVYKNLRPYFKFTLPSLDVNPLEQDVWQQVREGQIDPAMLKEMLESIRKKADIPLSIRSLRFLSLEADEADEFVQLHKQQPIRRQTVITCIGTLKKSTADEDGISCLVIGTESSDVFILDPEAFTILCKMSLPAVPTMMDVAGQFDVEFRITVACRNGSIYILRRESEKPKYCIKLSSHPVGLVRVGKNVVVGCTDESLQGFTQKGKKLWKIILPAPITTMAPMDLPTRGLQAVLVGLANCQVQLYREKNLLSTIKTPDTVTSICFGRYGREDGTLIMTTKGGGLMVKILKRTAVFDDRDSAPGPPVAQSVRLNVPKKTKLYVDQTLRERENGLAMHRAFHMDLSRMRLAAARAYVKALESSLTPISSSLSEPLKMNAVVQGLGPSFKLTLNVQNTASCRPVMNLAISFLYDDNLYRIRNPYMRIPLLVPGLIYPVETFVECTSDKGISDIIKVFVLHEEKSSPLLTAHINMPVSEGLMLN; translated from the exons ATGTCTTCTGTGGAGTCTAGTGGGGATGGGGGGAAATGGCTGGACGCCCACTATGACCCTGTGGCTGGTCTCTATACCTTCTCATCCTGTGTGGACCTGGCAGATCTTATCGGGGACAGGGAGAGCCGGCTGGTGATGGGGGACCTGGGAACTGGCTCATCTGGTATGAAACTGAAGGTCTACCGTGGCACGGCGCTGATAAGCGAGAACACCCTGCTGGATCTGCCTGCCGGCCTTGTTGCCTTCTTCATGGACCTGCATGAGCCCCGCATTCCTGCCGTGGCCGTGGCCTCTGGACCCTGCATCTATGTCTATAAGAACCTGCGGCCGTATTTCAAGTTCACGTTGCCCAGCCTGGATGTCAACCCTCTGGAGCAG GATGTGTGGCAGCAGGTGAGGGAGGGTCAAATCGACCCTGCGATGCTGAAGGAGATGCTGGAGAGCATCAGGAAGAAGGCAGACATCCCACTGTCCATCCGATCGCTCAGGTTTTTGTCTCTGGAGGCTGACGAGGCGGACGAGTTCGTTCAGCTGCACAAACAGCAGCCAATCAGGCGGCAG ACGGTAATCACCTGTATCGGGACTCTGAAGAAGAGCACAGCCGACGAGGATGGGATAAGCTGTTTGGTGATCGGTACTGAGAGCAGCGATGTCTTCATCCTTGACCCTGAAGCTTTCACCATCCTCTGCAAG ATGTCTCTTCCTGCTGTTCCCACCATGATGGATGTCGCGGGTCAGTTTGATGTGGAGTTTCGCATCACAGTGGCATGTCGCAATGGCAGCATCTACATCCTGCGCAG GGAGTCCGAGAAACCAAAGTACTGCATCAAGCTGTCTTCCCATCCAGTTGGGCTGGTGAGAGTTGGGAAGAACGTGGTTGTAGGATGCACCGATGAGAGTCTGCAGGGCTTCACACAGAAG ggGAAGAAGTTGTGGAAGATCATTTTGCCTGCTCCCATCACCACAATGGCTCCCATGGACCTGCCCACCAGAGGCCTTCAGGCAGTACTGGTGGGCCTGGCAAACTGTCAGGTCCAACTGTACAGGGAAAAGAACCTGCTTAGTACCATTAAGACACCAGACACTGTCACCAGCATCTGCTTTGGTCGGTACGGCCGTGAGGATGGGACCCTCATCATGACCACGAAGGGAGGTGGCCTCATGGTGAAAATCCTGAAGAGGACGGCAGTGTTCGATGACAGGGACAGCGCTCCTGGCCCACCAGTGGCTCAAAGTGTCCGCCTCAATGTCCCTAAGAAGACCAAGCTGTATGTGGACCAGACGCTGAGGGAGCGGGAGAATGGCCTGGCCATGCACCGGGCCTTCCACATGGACCTGAGCCGCATGAGGCTGGCTGCTGCCCGAGCCTATGTCAAGGCTctggagtccagtcttacaCCAATATCCTCCAGCCTCTCAGAGCCCCTCAAGATGAATGCCGTTGTCCAGGGCCTGGGTCCATCCTTTAAGCTGACCCTGAATGTCCAGAACACGGCATCCTGCCGGCCCGTCATGAACCTGGCCATCAGCTTTCTTTATGATGACAACCTGTACCGCATCAGGAACCCATACATGAGGATCCCGCTGCTGGTGCCAGGACTCATCTACCCCGTTGAGACCTTTGTGGAGTGTACCAGCGACAAGGGCATCTCTGACATCATCAAGGTGTTTGTTTTGCACGAGGAGAAGAGCTCCCCTCTGCTGACGGCTCACATCAACATGCCGGTCAGTGAGGGTCTGATGCTTAACTGA